The Bacilli bacterium genome contains the following window.
CTTACCGTGGGACAGGTTGTGAAACCCGGCGACGTGATCGGCTGGGTTGGCAGTTCGGGATACGGCAAACCGGGAACGCAGGGCAAATTTCCGCCTCATCTGCATTACGGATTGTATCGCGACAGCGGTTTATCCGAATGGCCGTTCGACCCTACGCCATATTTGCACAAATGGGAGCGCGACGAGCGCATGGCGAAGCGGCAAAAACGATATTAGCGGACCGGCTAATTCGTGATCGTCAATGAACTCGCCCCTGACGAGCCTTGATTCGGCGGAGTTGCTCCGCTTTCCGGCTTCGCAAGCCCCGCATCCGGCAGCGACAGGGTGGGCGGTAACGGATCGGAGTCGCCGATCGGATTGCCTTTATTGTCCACGTAATACATCGGCACATCGCCAACGACCAGCAAATAAGAAATGGGTATTTCCGTCGAAACCAGTTCGGGCTGCGTTTCGAACGGAATAATAATCGTCACTTCCGCCATGATCCGGATGTAAACCTCTACCAACAGCATATTGATGCCCGCATCTTTTTGCCGCGTGTTGAGATCGACTTTTACCGCGCCGGCGCGCACGAATTTTATGGGAATGTTCGGACCGAAAGAGGCGAGTATCGCACTGTTGAAAGCTTGCCCGAGCGGGATGTAATCGGGCCTGTTTTGCAATTTGTCCAACGTTTCCTCCACGGTTTTGACCGTTTCCGCGGCAATGCGCATATGCTCCGCGTAATTCAGCATAAAGCCCGTTATTTTTCCCTTTTCGTCGGTTTTCCAATCAACCAGTTCCTCAAAATTGGTTCCCTGCGATATCCGTTCGTTTATGGAGGTATTAATCGCTTCCGTGGCCATTTGCTTGATCCGAACCGTGGCAACGTTCATCAGCGGCACGCGCAGATGCCTTTCCACATAAATAAATGATTGCAGGGCAAAAAACAACATAAGCAGGGTTACGACTGCAAATACCTTGGCTCTGCCGATGCGTTTTTTCGGTTTGCTTTTCCATCCGCGCACAGGTTTGATCGTCTGCACCAGGGGTCCTCCGGTTCGCAATTTCGCCGCCTTTGCTAATGCTTATGCATTTGTGCGCCATTTTTTCCCTTGTAATTATTACGTATTCTCGTTATAATCAACGTAAAAATGTAAGATGCCGTAAATTTATATGCAATTTTCGCCAAAATTTTCACGTATGACCACCCTTGGACAACCTGCGTTGGGGGTTACACATGTTCAATGATGCCGCACAATCACGGAAAAACGATATCGATATCGAACAGATGATCGACCAAAACGATTTTTATCATGTTGTGCAGCCTATTATCCGGCTTCAGGATAAACGAATTATCGGATTTGAAGCGCTGCTGCGATCGGACCGCGAGCAAAAAACAGACAAGCTGTTCAGTCAGGCGTCGTCGCAGGGCCAATTATTCAATATCGACACCATTTCCCTGTATCGCGCGATGGAAACCTTCGAATATGCCTCTTCCAATTTCCAGTTGGACACGAAATTGTTTCTGAATGTATTTCCCTCCACTTTGCTTCACAGCGACTTCTCCGCTTTTATGCAAACGGCGCTTAATCGTTTTTCCATCAAACGGAACCAAATCGTGATTGAACTGAACGAAACCTATGACGAGGAACTGTTGCGCAATATCGATCTGCTTTGCGACAAAATCGATTTGTGCCGGTCATGGGGTTTTTTGATTGCGTTGGATGATGTCGGAGTTGGCGCCGCCGACATTAAAAAAATGATCGAGTTTGCGCCCGATTTCATCAAATTGGACCGTTACTTTTCGGAAAACCTGGCGCAATTGGAAAAGAAACAGATGCTGCTGAACCTGATGGTGCAGTTTTGCAGCGGGGACAGTTCCCTGATTTTGGAGGGCATCGAACGCGAGGAAGATATGCTGACCGCGCAAAAGTTGGGAATAGAGTACGGGCAAGGATATTACCTGGGCTACCCCGAATGCCCGCTAGGGGAACGGTAAAAAGAAAAATCACATACATTCGCGTATATTGGTCGCCAAGTACGTTCGTGTGGCAACATTTCGGTGATATTAGCGCCTTTGCCGGACCGTTTCAAACAGCAAGACCGAGGCGGCGATGGCGGCATTTAGCGACTCCGCTTTTCCCGGCATCGGAATTTTTACCTGCAGATCAACATTCGCGGCAACTTTGGGGGAAACGCCGTTCGCCTCATTGCCGATCACAATCCATGTAGGCCTGCGTAAATCAAGCTCGTAGCAGTCTTTTGCCGCTTGCAGGCTTGTGCTTACGATTTGCAAATCCGGTGCATGCAATGTTTTGCGCAGACGAAAAAGCTCGTCCAGATCGCATTCGATAACCGGTATATGAAACAGCGACCCCATGGTGGAGCGAATGGTTTTGGGATTGTACATATCCACGCTGCCGCTGCCGACAATGACCGCATCGGCCGCCGCGGCGTCGGCGCTTCGGATGATGGTCCCCAAATTGCCCGGATCCTGAACGCCGTCGATCACAACGGCAAGTTTCGCCTCGGCCAATGCCGCGGCGTCAAGCCCGGGATCGGCCCGGCGCACGATTGCGCATACACCCTGCGGCGTTTTCGTATCGGCAATTTTGGTTAACACGGCGCCGCTTGCCGCTACCCAGTCCAAATAAGCTTCCCCGGCGCAATTGCTGATTGCTTCCGGCAAGCCTTTTTCCGCGTCATAAATAATGGTTTCGACCGGAGCCCGCGACGCGAGCGCTTCCTGCACCAAATGAACGCCCTCAATCAGAAAGCGGCGCTCTTTATCCCGCCCTTTTTTCGTCAGCAAATCCGCCCATGCCTTTACTTGCGGATTGTGTGGAGAAGTGATCTGTCTTGGCCTCATTTGGAAAACAACACTTCAAAATTATGCAAGTCTTCGTTGTCGCCAATTACGACAAGCGTGTCGTCCTGACCGATCACATCGTCCGCATGGGGGGCGATATTCATTTTTTCTCCGTTCTTGATCGCCATCACGCTGCAGCCGTATTTGGCGCGAATATCCAATTGCTTGAGAGTCCGCCCGACCATTTGCGGCGACGCTTTGATTTCCACAATGCTGTAATCTTCGGAAAGCTCGATATGGTCAAGAATGCTCGGGCTGATCAAGTTATGCGCGACGCGTTGGCCCATATCCCGCTCGGGATAAATGACCTTGTCCGCGCCGATCCGTTTCAACACTTTGCCGTGAAGCTCGTTTTGCGCTTTGGCGATAAGCTGCGGCACGCCCATTTCCTTTAAGATCAGCGTCGTCAAAATACTGGCCTGAATATCCTGGCCAATGGCGACGACCACCACGTCAAAATTGCGAATGCCCAACGCGCGCAGCGCCTCTTCATCCGTGGAATCGGCCTGCACGGCTTGCGTGGTCATCGCGACGACTTCCTGCGTCCGCGTTTCGTTCGCGTCAATCGCCAATACTTCATATCCCAGATTAAATAACGTTCTCGCCACGCTGGAGCCGAATCGGCCCATGCCGATAATGGCAAACTGTTTCTTCATCGGCCAAATCCGCCTTTCTTCCACTGCTAATCCAAATATTTTCTACATTATAGCAACATGCGCAAACATACGTCAAAACAGCAAAAACGCGTATGGGAACTGGCACAACTGCGCATATTATCCGGTATAGGCTTCCGCATGGGAATCTTCAGGAGGTGCCTGCATGATATTAAATTTGCGACAAGCCATTGTTGAACGGGTCAAAGATAAATCTGCCGAAGAGCTGACGGATATCATCGAAGGTTCCATCGACGGCGACGAAAAAGCGCTGCCGGGGCTTGGGGTTTTGCTGGAAATTATCTGGAAAAACAGCGAACAAGGTGTGCACGACCAAATGGTTTCCGCCCTGGAGCAACACCTGCATTCAACCGCCCCGAACCGCTAAACTCTAGGCGCCGTTTCCATAAATTGCACGTCCGGATTGCGTTCCGCGGCGGTCCTCAATGCATATTCATTTTCAAACAAGGCTACGTAATTGCCGTTCTTGTCCGTTACCAGCATGGAATTGATGCGGAATTTGCCGGGATCGACTTTGCCGCCGACGACCCAACGCGCGAATTGATACGGCGTACGAAACAATTCCACGTCGACCCCATATTCCATTTTCATCCGGTATTCGAACACTTCAAATTGCAGTTGGCCGACGACACCGAGAATCGTATCTTCAAATCCGACCGTTTTGAATACCTGGATGGTGCCCTCTTCCGTGAGTTGATCCAGCCCTTTTTGGTATTGCTTATGCTTGAGGGCGTTTCTTGTTGTCACTTTGCAAAATAATTCCGGAGAAAAGGTGGGCAGTTCGTCGAACGTTTTCGCCTCACCTTGGCACAAGGAATCGCCGATGCGAAAGATGCCCGGATCAAAAAGCCCGATGATGTCGCCGGGATAAGCTTCCTCGACGATTTCCCGATCTTGCGCCAAAAATTGCTGCGGCTGCGACAGCTTGATGTCTTTGCCCGCCCGCACATGGCGCACCGCCATCCCGCGGCTGAATTTGCCCGAGACGATTCGCAAAAACGCGATCCGATCCCGATGAGCCGGATTCATATTCGCTTGAATCTTGAAAATATAACCGGAGAAGTTCGCATCCGTCGGGTCGATTTTGCCTTTGTCGCTATTGCGCGGCGCAGGCGCCGGGGCTAACGACAAAAAGTTTTCGAGAAACGTCTGCACGCCGAAATTATTGATCGCGCTGCCGAAAAATACAGGCGTCAGTTGCCCTTGCCCGACCTTTTCCAAATCGAACGGATCGCCCGCCACATCCAATAGTTCAAGCTGCTCATTCAATTGCGCGAATAAATGCTCCCCGGCGATGTTTTGGATAACGGGATCGGAATAGCCGCTCGTGTCGCGAACTTCGATATGATCGTGGCTGTCGCCCTGAAACAATTCCACCCGCACTTTCTGCCGATCATATATGCCGCACAGTTGGCGGCCCTGGCCAATCGGCCAATTCATCGGATACGAACGAATGCCCAGCACCTGCTCGATTTCTTCCAATAAATCAAAAGGATCGCGTCCTTCGCGGTCCAGTTTGTTGATAAATGTAAAAATCGGAATGCCGCGCATCCGGCAAACCTGAAACAATTTTTTCGTTTGCGCCTCGACGCCTTTCGCCGAGTCGATCAGCATGACGGCGCTGTCGGCGGCCGTCAGCGTGCGGTATGTGTCTTCACTAAAATCCTGGTGGCCGGGGGTATCCAAAATATTGACGCGATGTCCGTTGTAATCAAATTGCATGACGCTTGATGTAACGGAAATGCCGCGCTGTTTTTCGATTTCCATCCAGTCCGACGTCGCATATTTGCTCGCCTTGCGCGCTTTAACCGTACCGGCCAGGCGGATTGCCCCGCCAAACAGCAGCAGTTTTTCCGTAAGCGTCGTTTTCCCCGCGTCGGGGTGGGAGATGATGGCAAACGTTCGGCGCTTCTTAACTTCCTCGACCAATTGACGGTCGAAAATCGTGTGACTCATCTGTCATTCCCTTTCGTTGTTGTCTCATCGGTTGGTGTCTGTTTCGAGCCTGTTTTGAGCCTGTTATGAGCCTGTTATTTCAGCAAGAATGCCCGCGCCGGCGCGGCCTCGATCCCGGT
Protein-coding sequences here:
- the yunB gene encoding sporulation protein YunB, which produces MQTIKPVRGWKSKPKKRIGRAKVFAVVTLLMLFFALQSFIYVERHLRVPLMNVATVRIKQMATEAINTSINERISQGTNFEELVDWKTDEKGKITGFMLNYAEHMRIAAETVKTVEETLDKLQNRPDYIPLGQAFNSAILASFGPNIPIKFVRAGAVKVDLNTRQKDAGINMLLVEVYIRIMAEVTIIIPFETQPELVSTEIPISYLLVVGDVPMYYVDNKGNPIGDSDPLPPTLSLPDAGLAKPESGATPPNQGSSGASSLTITN
- a CDS encoding EAL domain-containing protein, with protein sequence MFNDAAQSRKNDIDIEQMIDQNDFYHVVQPIIRLQDKRIIGFEALLRSDREQKTDKLFSQASSQGQLFNIDTISLYRAMETFEYASSNFQLDTKLFLNVFPSTLLHSDFSAFMQTALNRFSIKRNQIVIELNETYDEELLRNIDLLCDKIDLCRSWGFLIALDDVGVGAADIKKMIEFAPDFIKLDRYFSENLAQLEKKQMLLNLMVQFCSGDSSLILEGIEREEDMLTAQKLGIEYGQGYYLGYPECPLGER
- a CDS encoding RNA methyltransferase — its product is MRPRQITSPHNPQVKAWADLLTKKGRDKERRFLIEGVHLVQEALASRAPVETIIYDAEKGLPEAISNCAGEAYLDWVAASGAVLTKIADTKTPQGVCAIVRRADPGLDAAALAEAKLAVVIDGVQDPGNLGTIIRSADAAAADAVIVGSGSVDMYNPKTIRSTMGSLFHIPVIECDLDELFRLRKTLHAPDLQIVSTSLQAAKDCYELDLRRPTWIVIGNEANGVSPKVAANVDLQVKIPMPGKAESLNAAIAASVLLFETVRQRR
- a CDS encoding TrkA family potassium uptake protein, whose translation is MKKQFAIIGMGRFGSSVARTLFNLGYEVLAIDANETRTQEVVAMTTQAVQADSTDEEALRALGIRNFDVVVVAIGQDIQASILTTLILKEMGVPQLIAKAQNELHGKVLKRIGADKVIYPERDMGQRVAHNLISPSILDHIELSEDYSIVEIKASPQMVGRTLKQLDIRAKYGCSVMAIKNGEKMNIAPHADDVIGQDDTLVVIGDNEDLHNFEVLFSK
- the sspI gene encoding small acid-soluble spore protein SspI is translated as MILNLRQAIVERVKDKSAEELTDIIEGSIDGDEKALPGLGVLLEIIWKNSEQGVHDQMVSALEQHLHSTAPNR
- a CDS encoding peptide chain release factor 3; translation: MSHTIFDRQLVEEVKKRRTFAIISHPDAGKTTLTEKLLLFGGAIRLAGTVKARKASKYATSDWMEIEKQRGISVTSSVMQFDYNGHRVNILDTPGHQDFSEDTYRTLTAADSAVMLIDSAKGVEAQTKKLFQVCRMRGIPIFTFINKLDREGRDPFDLLEEIEQVLGIRSYPMNWPIGQGRQLCGIYDRQKVRVELFQGDSHDHIEVRDTSGYSDPVIQNIAGEHLFAQLNEQLELLDVAGDPFDLEKVGQGQLTPVFFGSAINNFGVQTFLENFLSLAPAPAPRNSDKGKIDPTDANFSGYIFKIQANMNPAHRDRIAFLRIVSGKFSRGMAVRHVRAGKDIKLSQPQQFLAQDREIVEEAYPGDIIGLFDPGIFRIGDSLCQGEAKTFDELPTFSPELFCKVTTRNALKHKQYQKGLDQLTEEGTIQVFKTVGFEDTILGVVGQLQFEVFEYRMKMEYGVDVELFRTPYQFARWVVGGKVDPGKFRINSMLVTDKNGNYVALFENEYALRTAAERNPDVQFMETAPRV